The nucleotide sequence TACTTTTGCATCGGAAAACAACATAATGAAAAACCTACTGCTAAGCCTTTTACTATTTACCGGATTAATTACAGCATGTGCCAAACCAGAATTGAAACCAAACATTCATGGCTTCAAGTGCTATGTAAACGGAACCCTGTGGGAGCCTTCAAAACAAGGTGATATGTTTGCGGACATTGTACGAATTCAGCTATCCGATTCAGGCTTCAGTGTATCTGCAGTTAATAGCCCACAAAGGTTCCATATAAATGTTCATGATCCGAATGGAATCCTTCCGGGGAATTATATTCTTAATAGCTCAGAAAGCTGGACAAATTTTGCAGTTTATGATGATAACCTTTCCACGGATCAGTACATCACGGATTCCAGCCATGTGGGCACCCTGACTATAGCAAAACTTGATCGTTCCTCTAAAATAGTTTCAGGGATTTTTCAGTTTAATGCCTATAACAAAAGGCAGAATAAAACGGTCAAGGTAATCCAGGGGGAATTTCAAGGAGAATATGTGGTCAGGTAGCAACCTTCCTTTATAATAAATTTTTCTTTTTTAAAAACATAATAAACAAAGGAAAAGAATTCCTTTGTTTTGAACTTTTCGAATAAATATCATGAAAAACCTACTGCTAAGCCTTTTACTATTTACCGGATTAATTACAGCATGTGCCAAACCAGAATTGAAACCAAACATTCATGGCTTCAAGTGCTATGTAAACGGAACCCTGTGGGAGCCTTCAAAACAAGGTGATATGTTTGCGGACATTGTACGAGCTAAGTTATCTGATTCTGTGTTTGGTATATCTGCAGATAATAGTCCAGAAAGATTACATTTAAATGTTCGAAATCCACATGGAATTGTGGAAGGGGAATACTTCATTAGTGGTTCTGAAAGCCGAACCAATTTTGCCATATACGATGACAATCTCTCTATAGACAGATATATCACGGATACCCACCATACAGGAACCCTAGTAATAACTAAAATAGATCGATCTTCACGGATTATTTCAGGAACTTTTGAGTTTGAAGCCTGGAATGAGACTAGGCAGAAGGTTGTAAGGGTAAGCAAGGGTGAATTTCATGGGGAGTATGAACCTATTTAGGTTTTAAATTCTTTACTCAATTCTAATTTTACTAAACTAAAAGAATGAAAAGAA is from Bacteroidia bacterium and encodes:
- a CDS encoding DUF6252 family protein is translated as MKNLLLSLLLFTGLITACAKPELKPNIHGFKCYVNGTLWEPSKQGDMFADIVRIQLSDSGFSVSAVNSPQRFHINVHDPNGILPGNYILNSSESWTNFAVYDDNLSTDQYITDSSHVGTLTIAKLDRSSKIVSGIFQFNAYNKRQNKTVKVIQGEFQGEYVVR
- a CDS encoding DUF6252 family protein; the protein is MKNLLLSLLLFTGLITACAKPELKPNIHGFKCYVNGTLWEPSKQGDMFADIVRAKLSDSVFGISADNSPERLHLNVRNPHGIVEGEYFISGSESRTNFAIYDDNLSIDRYITDTHHTGTLVITKIDRSSRIISGTFEFEAWNETRQKVVRVSKGEFHGEYEPI